The Populus trichocarpa isolate Nisqually-1 chromosome 18, P.trichocarpa_v4.1, whole genome shotgun sequence genomic interval AATGGTTGCACAAGGGCAACGTCCTCTGCGATTAGTGGATGACCTTCGATGGCTCTCATAGCAGTAGACCTGTCTGTGTTGGTTGCAGCTGGTGGATGGTGGATGTTTGGCTTAGAAAGTACTACGTCTAGAGTTTAGGGGTGCTAGGTCTGTGTTAGAAGATGAACAcgcaaattttattcaaattttatcaaaaactatccaacattaaaacaaaaaaacatatatattcttaaatccTAACTAGAACAAACAATTAAGTTTATAATCCACTAAATAAAAGATCcaataataactaaattaaatctaataaataaacctaaataaaatccaataacaCAAGGATTAGATTATCATCCATCATCTAAATCATACGAACATATAAACCATAGCTCAGGTACGATGTCCCCTTCATCAGGCCTCCATAAAGGCTTTCCAAACCTAGCTTTGTCCATATTACCAAGAAAATGTTCCGAAGGTATCTCAAATCATACgattatttcatcacaaatttGGGAAAAACAATCTTCCTCGCAAGCAAATACCATAAGCAAAACCTACTCGTTTGTTACTGTTATTCAGCAACATAACACACGGTTATGGGAAAGCATGAATAATGAGAGGATAGGTACAAGGCTGCCACAGCAAGCCAGAAATCAGTATCAACTACTACTAGGAAACCTGGGAGGGAAGAATTGGCAATTACCTCTCCTGCATTGACCACTTACAAAAACAGGATAACAGCAAGCTGAAGTTTATTTCATTAACAGAAATCGAAACCACTTTCTTAGGCAAGCATTCAAGGTGATCTTGTAGATCATTCAATAAATTTTGTTCTATGCCAAGATGATATGCTCTGAACGCCTACTGCATGATTATGTAGATCATTCGATAGGCACATTCACTTATACTATGGTTGCAGCACTGCAGTACTTTTAAGAAGGCTCAACAATATAATTTTCCCACGGCTCCCAATTGAGGCAACACATTCTTGGCAACGATTTATGTTTGTAAAGCTGAACAAAAATCCATAAACATGGGAGAAGTAATGTGCGGGTAGAATTTCGAGCAAACTAGTTCGAAGTCTGACTCAATAAATCCAATTGCAAATAAGAAAATAGCAAACCACAAGAGCCTGCCACAACCTAGTCCATTATTTTGCAAgagaagtaataaaaattaagatgcAATTGAGTAAGATTTAGAACGTCGTCTCATCCATTTGTAGCTGAAAAGAGGTGAAAATACCAGCAAAAGTATAATTATCAACCCACAATTAAGCAGTAATTCCGTTGATTTTGACGTTGTTTAAACACAAGACACAAATCTCATAGATGAAATGGAGTTCGATAAAACCAAAGGGACTGGTATGGTAATTCACTGATACGCCGGGGCATAAAGAGGACGCCTGCCTTCATCAAAATACTCATCCCGGTCGATAAACACAATTGCATAGAGAGCATAAATTATTCCAGGAACGTAGCCTAAAATAGTGAGTAACAAGCAAATCCAAAATTccacctgaaaaaaaaaagtattgataAGAACCCATTAAAATTATCCATCAAGTATATCCAAATTTTCAGATctctaaaaagaagaagaagaaaaatggagaGGCGTACACTGCAGCAGCCATGCCTGAAGCAAACACCGAGAGGAGGGAGCAAGATGGCGATGATGATCTCGCAGCAGATCTCACAACGACTTGGCATTTTCTCTCGGCAATATTTGCAAAGGCTGATGATTCTAATCTAACAGTTGTAGTTGACTGTTGGGCTCCTAATGAAGAAGCAAACAAAGATGGGGGGCCTCATAAATTTGTGGTGGGTTATCTGGGAATTCAAGGAAAACTGTATCAccgtcagaaaaaaaaaaaaaattcgtggACACAAACTTTTTAAGCGTAATGTCGGTTTTGCCGTTGATCATTAGAATGCTGAGCTCTGCTTTGGAGGtcgtttttggttttttgcttaaatttcaagttttcaacagttgagaaaaaacaatcctattttttctctcttttgttgGGCGACGTGGCTGCGTGGCAACCATATTTCTCTTTTGACCTTTTGACTTCTTCCAGGAGTTACATTCTTTCACTCCACACGTGAGAGAGGCGACGTTGGAGAAGAGGAAGCCGCAGAGGGAGCTCCTTGCCATCGCGTCGGTCATGGTGAAGATTGTTACTGAAGGTGGCGCTTTTAGGATAGGGTGGAGGCCGTGAAAAAAACAGGAAAGAAAAAGGTGGATCCTTTGAAACCCTCTTTCTTTTATGGTCTTTTTCGATTCCCTGTTAGATATGgtgcatgctttttttttttgttgccatcctttttaattttaattgttagctTCTGAGAATTAGGGTTAGGTTCTTGGTTTTCCTGGGTTGTTCGTCCCCTTTGACAGCCCCTATACTTTGCAGAGCTTTGGCTTCCTCTCACTTCCAATCTTTTATCTCCTCCTCTACATAGTGTTAGTGTTACTCGAGttcatatttcctttttttcagattttcatGGAGGGCTAGATCATGGCCGACCTCTCCCCTGTTCGATGCCAACtcccaattctttcattttttatgaaatcgTGTTTCTTTGCATATTCAATTAGGCTCAAGATTGGCATAATTTGAATCATAACTATTCGTTTCAACAACTTAAGCACATTAGTGATGgtttttcatgaataataaggggtcatttttatttatttatataaatcattCTTTTGAGTGTAAATCTGAagggttttgaatgttttttgtgATCAGTATTTGTGAAAGATATGGCTCCTCCGAAGGTTTACTTATTTGATGAGATTGCCAAGCACAAGAAAACCGAGGATTGCTGTCCGAATATCTCTGGAAAGGTCAGATCTTTTTctaaaagtttcaattttttgtaGTGTTGAGATTAAAAGGGGGCAattctgtttggttgctgagaaaatttGGTGTGAGATACAAGATGAGAACTTTGACTTGTTGTGGTTAGTTTTATTTAcccttttggattttttgtgtattgaaaattaaatatgtatCAGTGCTATCAATTTTATTGCATGATTAAGCTGTtagaagtttatttttaatgccTAAGACTGGAGaagtttgttaaaattaaaggaCTGCCTTATCTAATGCCTTCTCTCGGTAAACACTGAACCAGCAATATCAATACTGCATAAAGTTGCTAGAAAATATGCCTAAGTTTATGGCGATTCACTTATTATTCTCATGTCCATTGTCTGCAGACTAGCTCCATTACAAAATCGAATCCCGGCAGCATGCTCTCTTAAGtaatttttagatgtttttcgAAGTAAAAACTGAACAGCACGGCGCATTTAAAAATTAGCCTTTTTGTTAGCATTGCAGTGCTGTCCATTGGTCttcattcatttttcttgcatctAATCTTATAACAACGCATGTAAAAATAAGCTCCTTTCACTCCTTTTCATCTTATATTTCCAGATATTATAAACAAcattttttaactctttttgcTGCTACAACTCATCTATGAATTGCTTGGCTGTTTAAAAATCAGGTTGCTTTTTTTCCCTCCTCCGTTTGCATCACCAATAGCTCTTCACAAGATTTGACATTGTCAATGCAACCTTTTAATTTTCCAGGAAACTTGCTCTCCATCCAGTAAGTGCGCAGGCaagggaaaacaaaaacaacttgcAGAGGATTGACAGAATTTATACAAGCTGAAACATTTTGCTCCTTCAACTCTGATCATTTTGCCCCcccactttctttcttttttttgcttttcactGCCAATGAGAATTCTGCCAGTACCTATTCAAAGAGTTCTGTCTAGGCCAAGCATGGCTTCTCcagcatattttgtttttgttgcatATTATGCTTTTAAGTTGTATGATACAGCCAATGTCTCACAGATTGCCTTGACGCTTCATTGAAATCCTGTTTTGCTGTTGCGCtttcacattaattaattaattaattactaacaATACACTAAACATACATGTGGGGAAAAGTATTGTAgcatattttctttctaatttggtgcgggcctataaaaaaaaaaaattctttgattttttatcaatcaatgtttttattttttcaatttagtccttgaatattaaatttgtattttgtcaggttatttcacttttataatcatagttattaaaaccCTAGCGGGTTGACCTGAAACTCGTGAGATCCAGGGTCCTAACCAGGTCTGAAGAAGAAAACAGGGGTTGTAGTTAGCTCAGGGAGGACCGGGTGACTTGTCGATCAACTATctgcatgatttattttgaaataaataaaaaaataataatttttaaatacctATGGTTAAGAGTGAAGAGgtgggataaatttttttgagtgattgtttccaaaacaaataaaataatttgcaaaacgCAAGACTagataaactaatttttttggcCTAGCaagccaaaaaaattaatgtatgacaagataaagtaattttttttttgccagctaaacaaaaattaatgtaCAAAGCATAgtggttttattttaagaataaaaaataaattattattgaagaTAATATGTGGATAATCAAGGATTTTTCTATTGTTTGACTCAATCTTATGAGTGTGagcatatcattttttattttttagttactAGTTTATATcaaagtttattatataaatactagaaaaaaaatttatttttttaatgtgagatgggaagtccattagtatatatattctatattcacaagaagaaagttatgttttttaatgtgggataaaaaaacttggtttaaatacttcaatttaaaagaataaaataatatctttcaaatatgagataaaaaaacaatttcaaataatctcttaaactttattatttacaacatatataGTCTACATCCATATAAATTGGTTCTTAactttttcatgtaaaatattaaaaccttaaatatatttttttaattttctcggGTCAACCCATGTGACCCGACCCCTTGTCCATGTCAACCCTCGGGGTGGATTTAATGAATATGCTCATGACACGGATCGCAGGTGTAGCGAATTAACCCGGTtggctaggttttttttcttatttaactttttttttcaatttcatcctttagtatttgattaattagaaattagactccattatttgttttatttgctttctattaagttattctaatctcatgaCCTGGAATAGTACTTAACAatttaactcgagttgacttaggttgttttttatgtttttttaattgaatttttttttaattttatcattcaatattgggtcggttaaaaattaagctttataatctgttttgatttgttttctatgggaaTATCTTGGTATAATGATCAGGGTCACgggttttggtattttaacccatgttaaatcaagttatttttttttattttttttaaaaggttatctcggtctcatgtccttcaacattatatttgttttttattaggttgtctttgtctcatgacttgggttgTGGATTTAGCAAGATAACTCaattgactcaattttttttttttacaaattttatcgTTCAACATTAGGTCCAACATGATCGactgagaattgagtttcataatttattttgattttctttttatatggttatcttagtctcataaACCATGTTATGGGCCTAACGGATTGACTTtggtcattttttatgtttttttaatcggttttttttagtctcatccttcaacattagactGATAgggaattgaactttataatttgttttgattttcttttcatggagttatctcggtctcatgacccgagttacAAGTCTAGTACGGTTActcaaatcaatccaatatgttattatcttaatattaaaaaagatgttatcttgaaaaaaataagcaatttatatttttactagtcGTCCGGATTATTTTTAAAGCCGCAAAGTCAATCAAATCATATCAAGTCAATtatacatgatttaattttttttctattaaaaaaattattgaataatttttttaacatctaaaaaaatatccaactcCCAACTTAATGCGAGTAATGCCATTTTATTTTACGTTCGCTAATTATACCTTTTATGTTATCATCTtctacaagaaaaagaaaaaaaaaacatcaaacaccGCAGAATAGTTGAAAGGGCTCACGCGATAAGTTCGCCACTACATTAAAACTTTGACATGTTCAATGGCCATTGTTCTTCCACCGAAAGCGACAATGATAAGCGTATTGCTTGCTCTCTCCATCTCCATTCTCCACCCATTATCATTATGCATGACTTGTGGCGTTGGTCTTTAGTCTAACCCCCAAAGAACTTCCCAAATCAAACAACAGAGCAGGCCCCATCAATTCTATCTCTGAAGGCATTTCCCTTCCTGGCCACCAGGCCGGATAACGTAGGTGAAAGGTAACATCTACTCTAGCAGATTACAGGCCTACCATATCTTGTCCTATTTCAAACTATTGGCTGTTGCAAACACCATGATTACTAGTCCACGTTTCTTCATTTAAATATGGATGCCGCTGCCGGCCAAGAAAGACTAAAACGATGAAATTGTACAAGCCTGTTCCACAACCAAATACAAGaggcaaagaaacaaaaattgggAACCTCAAGTCAAGCAACCAAAACTAAAAGCAACTTTATGCAAGATTCCAAACAGACTGCTAGTTTTCCTTGAGGGCAACTGAGAGAAATGcttattaaatctaattaagGGACGTTGAACGAGCACAAGTTTTGATTTCTGTGCAATTGACACCAATTTCTTCATTTCATCTATAATCATAATATATGgggctattttttttctttacaacgAGAACCAGGAAAACGAGAATTAACCATTACAAGTTGAGGCAAGGGATACTTTTCAGACTAGCGAAAATATAGGTACCTACAACTGCAATAATAAGAATGGACTCAAACCCTCAACGCTACCTGATCCTGCCATATAATCTTCCTCATCCCTGCCCAGCCTGATCCATTCCCGACATTCCTACAAGCTGATAACTTCATATCATTATGTAGCTCAGCACTACCACCTCTCATTGAACTAATCTTTAGCTCCTCTGTTCTCAACATGTCACCATTAACCTTTCATCCTCCCTCTGCAATGAAGTTAAATTACGCCATTAGCCCAAGACAGAAAGGAAATGCACGGTTTCAAAGCACTGTAGTTGATGACATTTGCTAAACAAATACCGAGATTTCATTCAAGTCAAAAATTGGAGTATTATTTCGAACTGTGGCTTCCTTTCCTCTGTAAATCCTTTCCTTCTGGTTCAGGTCAGGGATTGGTGCTGTCTTTCGCAAAGCAGCCTCCTTTCCAATGTGAGTCATTTGCTTCTGGTTTAAGTCAAAAATTGGAGTGGAATTTCGCAAAGTGGCTTCCCTTTCAATGTAAAGCTTTCCCTTCTGGTTTAAATCAAAACGAGGAACTGGTGGTCTCAGAGCAGCATTATTTCCACTATAgctcttttccttctttaaatttttactagCAGGTACTAAGTTCTGTGGTTGCACAAAACTTCGCTCCATAGGGGCTTTCTTAGGCTTGTTTTGTGTCAAGTATTTGTATCGTCGTCTCAAAAACCTACAGTTCACAAGATAAACACGACCCAAATTTCAACTTTAAAATCTGATTACAAGTCTATACAAATCTAAAAGCATTTAAAGGCACGATAGTGTGTGCTATACCTGACTTCAGCCATTAAGGTTAATTTTTTCTGTCTCACCATCTGCAATTTCCTTTTCTTCGCTTCTGTTTCCTGAGAAATGCTTAAAAGTATGAATCCATCTATCATTAACAGTTCTATGTTGAAACCTAAGGGTTTCAACACATGAAGtaactaaaagagaaacaaagGGATCCAAAAAGGTTTTTCTATTCAACATCAAAAGGAAAGGTAAGGAACCCATAAGATGGGAATTATCCTACCAGACATAAACTGGGGTAAAAGCATGTTCCAATAAACCACACAAATTATCAGTGTGAAAGCCAAAACGCatacaagcaaagaaaagagataaaACCACAGACACCAAGAATTCATGAATTAAACTCAGGAACAGTTGCCGCATAATAAGTCAACTGATCTGTATGGAAGCTGATAAATGGCAAGAAGCATTCGAGATCATGAAAAGATCCCAAAATGCCACAAATCCACCCTCAGGGAGGCCTTAAACAAGTATTTGGCTTCATTGAGCTGCCTACTTATCCTCTATAGCCAAACAGAGAGTATAAACCAAAGGAAAGAGAAGGTTTTAAGACTTCCCAATTTCTAGCTTAGGTAAGACAAATTTCACATAAACACTGGAACAAATCAAAGAATCAACGAAGTAAGTTCCTGTCTCTTGGTGTTCTTGTTTTCCCCAGAAACCCAAAAAGCATATGAGCAAAGCCCAACAAAGGAGATCTAACAAAACACCAGATCTAGAAACCCACAAAGAAATAAGAATTCTTTGAAACCCCAGAAAAGCTATTACCTTGTATAATTCCTCGTAGTCCTGCATAAGACTCTGATGCTTGAACATGATCCTTGGATCTTCATACATGGTAGCATATGAAGGAGGAGGAGAGTCCGCAGCAGCAGCAACCCCTTTCATCTTCTTCATGGtgtgataggaaaaaaaactagtgcccgaaactgaaaacaaagagCTTTGTGTGTTTTATGGACAGGAGGAGAGGAATGGGAAGGAGAAAGAAGGGCAAGGGAGAGGAAATATAGGTAGGAAGAAGGCTAAGAGAGAATTATaatgagaagaaagaaagagagagtgatGGACAAGATGAGATCGAGGAGGGTGATAAagaaagatgagagagagagatgggaaGGTTCTTGCTTTCCTGTTCTCTCTGTGAAACTCTGACCAAGACAAAGAAAACCCAAAGAAGCCCACATAATTCGGtgagaaaaatgttttcttta includes:
- the LOC18107787 gene encoding UPF0057 membrane protein At4g30660, producing MPSRCEICCEIIIAILLPPLGVCFRHGCCSVEFWICLLLTILGYVPGIIYALYAIVFIDRDEYFDEGRRPLYAPAYQ
- the LOC7489438 gene encoding uncharacterized protein LOC7489438; translation: MKKMKGVAAAADSPPPSYATMYEDPRIMFKHQSLMQDYEELYKETEAKKRKLQMVRQKKLTLMAEVRFLRRRYKYLTQNKPKKAPMERSFVQPQNLVPASKNLKKEKSYSGNNAALRPPVPRFDLNQKGKLYIEREATLRNSTPIFDLNQKQMTHIGKEAALRKTAPIPDLNQKERIYRGKEATVRNNTPIFDLNEISREDERLMVTC